A genomic region of Podarcis raffonei isolate rPodRaf1 chromosome 13, rPodRaf1.pri, whole genome shotgun sequence contains the following coding sequences:
- the DNAAF3 gene encoding dynein axonemal assembly factor 3 isoform X1 produces MTAAGSGNGFGTTAWWGFSPALDLQATCLEASVEHLQLSQDGIPELNILLVGSVDGRHILKTMSQAHRWPRRKINFYVLENNLEALGRQLLFLSLAVEPLEKMGLQEKSETFLELMGNTLLRGQTAAYLQEKANLFIRYVTDPDFQQAHLPLLDLSALKFKERDQLEAIFKFWRNPDPQTFQIKQLWDLRLRQYLGARYDSRRGVCDWDLNMKLHEHGANVINFREFYRWRDTGMAFEMREAPYDIPNKTLASGRLLRHKGERIPARGYWGDVATGPYIIFGIEAEDPSLLKTTNGIPSKSAQEISLHNVTALLYELSYNTRYDPSASSDEEGISGNLQGAGDHSNLGVNSGPPSVEDTRVCFLPLNCLPELHHKGKYQQLFNLIFVSCSMVHVLKPNVNLIAAPKATLIVELTNFLPDLHKEQVSVFSSQVATQVAEAGFVPVQAADKKPFSLFQLGHQEAGEICNEFPALKMTAPGP; encoded by the exons ATGACAGCAGCAGGAAGCGGCAATGGTTTTGGCACCACAGCTTGGTGGGGCTTTTCTCCAGCACTTGACCTACAGGCCACAT GTCTGGAGGCCTCTGTGGAACATCTGCAGCTGTCCCAGGATGGTATTCCCGAACTGAACATCCTGCTAGTGGGATCAGTAGACGGCCGTCATATCCTCAAGACAATGAGTCAGGCGCACCGGTGGCCACGGCGGAAAATCAAT TTCTACGTGCTGGAGAACAATCTGGAAGCCCTGGGTCGGCAGCTGCTGTTTCTGAGTCTTGCTGTGGAGCCTCTAGAGAAGATGGGGCTGCAAG agaaaagtgagacattcttgGAGCTGATGGGGAACACACTGCTCCGAGGCCAGACAGCTGCTTATCTGCAGGAGAAGGCAAACCTCTTCATCCGCTATGTCACAGACCCTGATTTCCAGCAAGCTCATCTGCCCCTCCTTGACTTGTCTGCCCTCAAG TTCAAGGAGAGGGACCAGTTGGAGGCCATCTTCAAGTTCTGGCGGAATCCTGACCCGCAGACTTTCCAGATCAAGCAGCTCTGGGATCTGCGACTCCGGCAGTACCTGGGGGCCCGCTATGACTCTCGCCGCGGGGTGTGCGACTGGGACCTCAATATGAAGCTGCATGAACATGGG GCCAATGTGATCAACTTCCGTGAGTTTTACCGGTGGCGGGACACAGGCATGGCCTTTGAAATGCGGGAAGCCCCCTACGACATCCCCAACAAGACCTTGGCATCTGGCCGCCTCCTCAGACAT AAAGGGGAACGAATACCAGCACGGGGATATTGGGGAGACGTAGCCACAGGCCCCTACATCATTTTTGGGATTGAGGCAGAAGATCCCAGCCTGCTGAAAACGACCAATGGCATCCCCAGTAAG AGTGCCCAGGAAATTTCCTTGCACAATGTCACTGCCCTGTTGTATGAACTCAGCTATAACACTCGCTATGACCCATCAGCATCCTCTGATGAGGAGGGAATTAGTGGCAACTTACAGGGGGCTGGTGACCATTCCAATCTGGGTGTTAACAGTG GCCCTCCTTCCGTAGAAGATACCAGAGTCTGCTTCTTGCCTCTCAACTGCCTCCCTGAGCTCCACCACAAAGGCAAATACCAACAGCTCTTCAATCTCATATTCGTCTCTTGCAG CATGGTGCATGTCCTAAAACCAAATGTCAATCTGATTGCAGCCCCGAAAGCCACTCTTATTGTTGAGCTGACAAA CTTCCTGCCTGACCTCCACAAGGAGCAGGTCTCTGTGTTCTCCTCTCAAGTAGCCACACAAGTGGCTGAGGCAGGATTTGTTCCAGTCCAAGCAGCAGACAAGaaacccttctccttgttccagcTTGGGCATCAGGAGGCTGGAGAGATCTGTA
- the SYT5 gene encoding synaptotagmin-5, which translates to MNAARRSAKVDSEVTESQMEPSLNATEMPTKENVFSDLKDKFMNKLSDLPIPPWALATILIVAGLLLLCCCFCACKKCCGKKKKGKKGKDKVKAQINMKEVKELGKSYIDKVQPEIEDLDPSLLQEPKEEKPQEKLGKLQYSLDYDFQSTQLVVGILQAADLPALDIGGTSDPYVKVFLLPEKKKKYETKVHRKTLNPTFNESFTFKVPYSELGGKTLVMAVYDFDRFSKHDAIGEIRIPMNTVDLAHVIEEWRDLQSAEKEEHEKLGDICFSLRYVPTAGKLTVIVLEAKNLKKMDVGGLSDPYVKIHLMQGGKRIKKKKTTIKKNTLNPYYNESFSFEVPFEQIQKVQVVLTVLDYDKLGKNEAIGKIFVGCNATGAELRHWSDMLANPRRPIAQWHTLQPEEEVDVAVGIKTS; encoded by the exons ATGAATGCAGCCCGGAGGTCAGCCAAGGTGGATTCGGAGGTGACAGAGTCCCAGATGGAGCCGTCCCTCAATGCCACCGAAATGCCCACCAAAGAGAATGTTTTTTCTGACTTGAAAGACAAGTTCATGAACAAGCTGAGCGACCTGCCAA TCCCGCCCTGGGCTTTGGCCACCATCCTCATAGTGGCCGGCCTCctgcttctctgctgctgcttctgcgccTGTAAGAAATGCTGtggcaagaagaagaaaggcaagaAAGGCAAAGACAAAGTGAAGGCCCAGATCAACATGAAGGAGGTGAAGGAACTGGGCAAGAGCTACATTGACAAG gtccAGCCTGAGATAGAAGATTTGGATCCATCTCTGCTGCAGGAGCCCAAGGAAGAAAAGCCCCAGGAGAAGTTGGGGAAACTCCAGTACTCGCTTGATTATGACTTCCAAAGCACCCAG CTGGTGGTGGGCATTCTGCAAGCTGCTGACCTGCCAGCCTTGGACATCGGGGGCACCTCGGACCCTTACGTCAAAGTCTTCCTGctcccagagaagaagaagaaatacgaGACCAAAGTGCACCGCAAAACCCTCAACCCCACGTTCAACGAGTCCTTCACGTTTAAG GTCCCCTACTCGGAACTGGGCGGCAAGACCCTTGTCATGGCCGTCTATGACTTTGACCGCTTCTCCAAGCACGATGCCATTGGTGAGATACGCATCCCCATGAACACGGTGGACCTGGCCCACGTCATTGAAGAGTGGCGGGACCTGCAGTCGGCGGAGAAAGAAGAG CATGAGAAGCTGGGAGACATTTGCTTTTCTCTCCGGTATGTCCCTACGGCTGGGAAGCTGACAGTTATTGTGCTAGAAGCGAAAAACCTGAAAAAAATGGACGTGGGGGGCCTTTCAG ACCCCTATGTTAAAATCCATCTCATGCAAGGAGGGAAACGtatcaagaagaagaaaacaaccaTTAAGAAAAACACACTGAATCCCTATTACAACGAGTCGTTCAGTTTTGAGGTGCCATTTGAACAAATCCAG AAAGTCCAGGTTGTTCTGACGGTCCTGGATTATGACAAACTGGGCAAAAACGAAGCCATCGGGAAGATCTTTGTGGGCTGCAACGCCACGGGAGCCGAGCTGCGCCATTGGTCCGACATGCTGGCCAATCCTCGGAGACCCATTGCCCAGTGGCACACCCTGCAGCCTGAAGAAGAGGTGGATGTGGCGGTTGGCATAAAGACCTCTTGA
- the DNAAF3 gene encoding dynein axonemal assembly factor 3 isoform X3: MTAAGSGNGFGTTAWWGFSPALDLQATCLEASVEHLQLSQDGIPELNILLVGSVDGRHILKTMSQAHRWPRRKINFYVLENNLEALGRQLLFLSLAVEPLEKMGLQEKSETFLELMGNTLLRGQTAAYLQEKANLFIRYVTDPDFQQAHLPLLDLSALKFKERDQLEAIFKFWRNPDPQTFQIKQLWDLRLRQYLGARYDSRRGVCDWDLNMKLHEHGKGERIPARGYWGDVATGPYIIFGIEAEDPSLLKTTNGIPSKSAQEISLHNVTALLYELSYNTRYDPSASSDEEGISGNLQGAGDHSNLGVNSGPPSVEDTRVCFLPLNCLPELHHKGKYQQLFNLIFVSCSMVHVLKPNVNLIAAPKATLIVELTNFLPDLHKEQVSVFSSQVATQVAEAGFVPVQAADKKPFSLFQLGHQEAGEICNEFPALKMTAPGP; the protein is encoded by the exons ATGACAGCAGCAGGAAGCGGCAATGGTTTTGGCACCACAGCTTGGTGGGGCTTTTCTCCAGCACTTGACCTACAGGCCACAT GTCTGGAGGCCTCTGTGGAACATCTGCAGCTGTCCCAGGATGGTATTCCCGAACTGAACATCCTGCTAGTGGGATCAGTAGACGGCCGTCATATCCTCAAGACAATGAGTCAGGCGCACCGGTGGCCACGGCGGAAAATCAAT TTCTACGTGCTGGAGAACAATCTGGAAGCCCTGGGTCGGCAGCTGCTGTTTCTGAGTCTTGCTGTGGAGCCTCTAGAGAAGATGGGGCTGCAAG agaaaagtgagacattcttgGAGCTGATGGGGAACACACTGCTCCGAGGCCAGACAGCTGCTTATCTGCAGGAGAAGGCAAACCTCTTCATCCGCTATGTCACAGACCCTGATTTCCAGCAAGCTCATCTGCCCCTCCTTGACTTGTCTGCCCTCAAG TTCAAGGAGAGGGACCAGTTGGAGGCCATCTTCAAGTTCTGGCGGAATCCTGACCCGCAGACTTTCCAGATCAAGCAGCTCTGGGATCTGCGACTCCGGCAGTACCTGGGGGCCCGCTATGACTCTCGCCGCGGGGTGTGCGACTGGGACCTCAATATGAAGCTGCATGAACATGGG AAAGGGGAACGAATACCAGCACGGGGATATTGGGGAGACGTAGCCACAGGCCCCTACATCATTTTTGGGATTGAGGCAGAAGATCCCAGCCTGCTGAAAACGACCAATGGCATCCCCAGTAAG AGTGCCCAGGAAATTTCCTTGCACAATGTCACTGCCCTGTTGTATGAACTCAGCTATAACACTCGCTATGACCCATCAGCATCCTCTGATGAGGAGGGAATTAGTGGCAACTTACAGGGGGCTGGTGACCATTCCAATCTGGGTGTTAACAGTG GCCCTCCTTCCGTAGAAGATACCAGAGTCTGCTTCTTGCCTCTCAACTGCCTCCCTGAGCTCCACCACAAAGGCAAATACCAACAGCTCTTCAATCTCATATTCGTCTCTTGCAG CATGGTGCATGTCCTAAAACCAAATGTCAATCTGATTGCAGCCCCGAAAGCCACTCTTATTGTTGAGCTGACAAA CTTCCTGCCTGACCTCCACAAGGAGCAGGTCTCTGTGTTCTCCTCTCAAGTAGCCACACAAGTGGCTGAGGCAGGATTTGTTCCAGTCCAAGCAGCAGACAAGaaacccttctccttgttccagcTTGGGCATCAGGAGGCTGGAGAGATCTGTA
- the DNAAF3 gene encoding dynein axonemal assembly factor 3 isoform X4 produces the protein MVLAPQLGGAFLQHLTYRPHFYVLENNLEALGRQLLFLSLAVEPLEKMGLQEKSETFLELMGNTLLRGQTAAYLQEKANLFIRYVTDPDFQQAHLPLLDLSALKFKERDQLEAIFKFWRNPDPQTFQIKQLWDLRLRQYLGARYDSRRGVCDWDLNMKLHEHGANVINFREFYRWRDTGMAFEMREAPYDIPNKTLASGRLLRHKGERIPARGYWGDVATGPYIIFGIEAEDPSLLKTTNGIPSKSAQEISLHNVTALLYELSYNTRYDPSASSDEEGISGNLQGAGDHSNLGVNSGPPSVEDTRVCFLPLNCLPELHHKGKYQQLFNLIFVSCSMVHVLKPNVNLIAAPKATLIVELTNFLPDLHKEQVSVFSSQVATQVAEAGFVPVQAADKKPFSLFQLGHQEAGEICNEFPALKMTAPGP, from the exons ATGGTTTTGGCACCACAGCTTGGTGGGGCTTTTCTCCAGCACTTGACCTACAGGCCACAT TTCTACGTGCTGGAGAACAATCTGGAAGCCCTGGGTCGGCAGCTGCTGTTTCTGAGTCTTGCTGTGGAGCCTCTAGAGAAGATGGGGCTGCAAG agaaaagtgagacattcttgGAGCTGATGGGGAACACACTGCTCCGAGGCCAGACAGCTGCTTATCTGCAGGAGAAGGCAAACCTCTTCATCCGCTATGTCACAGACCCTGATTTCCAGCAAGCTCATCTGCCCCTCCTTGACTTGTCTGCCCTCAAG TTCAAGGAGAGGGACCAGTTGGAGGCCATCTTCAAGTTCTGGCGGAATCCTGACCCGCAGACTTTCCAGATCAAGCAGCTCTGGGATCTGCGACTCCGGCAGTACCTGGGGGCCCGCTATGACTCTCGCCGCGGGGTGTGCGACTGGGACCTCAATATGAAGCTGCATGAACATGGG GCCAATGTGATCAACTTCCGTGAGTTTTACCGGTGGCGGGACACAGGCATGGCCTTTGAAATGCGGGAAGCCCCCTACGACATCCCCAACAAGACCTTGGCATCTGGCCGCCTCCTCAGACAT AAAGGGGAACGAATACCAGCACGGGGATATTGGGGAGACGTAGCCACAGGCCCCTACATCATTTTTGGGATTGAGGCAGAAGATCCCAGCCTGCTGAAAACGACCAATGGCATCCCCAGTAAG AGTGCCCAGGAAATTTCCTTGCACAATGTCACTGCCCTGTTGTATGAACTCAGCTATAACACTCGCTATGACCCATCAGCATCCTCTGATGAGGAGGGAATTAGTGGCAACTTACAGGGGGCTGGTGACCATTCCAATCTGGGTGTTAACAGTG GCCCTCCTTCCGTAGAAGATACCAGAGTCTGCTTCTTGCCTCTCAACTGCCTCCCTGAGCTCCACCACAAAGGCAAATACCAACAGCTCTTCAATCTCATATTCGTCTCTTGCAG CATGGTGCATGTCCTAAAACCAAATGTCAATCTGATTGCAGCCCCGAAAGCCACTCTTATTGTTGAGCTGACAAA CTTCCTGCCTGACCTCCACAAGGAGCAGGTCTCTGTGTTCTCCTCTCAAGTAGCCACACAAGTGGCTGAGGCAGGATTTGTTCCAGTCCAAGCAGCAGACAAGaaacccttctccttgttccagcTTGGGCATCAGGAGGCTGGAGAGATCTGTA
- the DNAAF3 gene encoding dynein axonemal assembly factor 3 isoform X2 produces MVLAPQLGGAFLQHLTYRPHSHFTFPTGLEASVEHLQLSQDGIPELNILLVGSVDGRHILKTMSQAHRWPRRKINFYVLENNLEALGRQLLFLSLAVEPLEKMGLQEKSETFLELMGNTLLRGQTAAYLQEKANLFIRYVTDPDFQQAHLPLLDLSALKFKERDQLEAIFKFWRNPDPQTFQIKQLWDLRLRQYLGARYDSRRGVCDWDLNMKLHEHGANVINFREFYRWRDTGMAFEMREAPYDIPNKTLASGRLLRHKGERIPARGYWGDVATGPYIIFGIEAEDPSLLKTTNGIPSKSAQEISLHNVTALLYELSYNTRYDPSASSDEEGISGNLQGAGDHSNLGVNSGPPSVEDTRVCFLPLNCLPELHHKGKYQQLFNLIFVSCSMVHVLKPNVNLIAAPKATLIVELTNFLPDLHKEQVSVFSSQVATQVAEAGFVPVQAADKKPFSLFQLGHQEAGEICNEFPALKMTAPGP; encoded by the exons ATGGTTTTGGCACCACAGCTTGGTGGGGCTTTTCTCCAGCACTTGACCTACAGGCCACAT AGCCATTTCACTTTCCCAACAGGTCTGGAGGCCTCTGTGGAACATCTGCAGCTGTCCCAGGATGGTATTCCCGAACTGAACATCCTGCTAGTGGGATCAGTAGACGGCCGTCATATCCTCAAGACAATGAGTCAGGCGCACCGGTGGCCACGGCGGAAAATCAAT TTCTACGTGCTGGAGAACAATCTGGAAGCCCTGGGTCGGCAGCTGCTGTTTCTGAGTCTTGCTGTGGAGCCTCTAGAGAAGATGGGGCTGCAAG agaaaagtgagacattcttgGAGCTGATGGGGAACACACTGCTCCGAGGCCAGACAGCTGCTTATCTGCAGGAGAAGGCAAACCTCTTCATCCGCTATGTCACAGACCCTGATTTCCAGCAAGCTCATCTGCCCCTCCTTGACTTGTCTGCCCTCAAG TTCAAGGAGAGGGACCAGTTGGAGGCCATCTTCAAGTTCTGGCGGAATCCTGACCCGCAGACTTTCCAGATCAAGCAGCTCTGGGATCTGCGACTCCGGCAGTACCTGGGGGCCCGCTATGACTCTCGCCGCGGGGTGTGCGACTGGGACCTCAATATGAAGCTGCATGAACATGGG GCCAATGTGATCAACTTCCGTGAGTTTTACCGGTGGCGGGACACAGGCATGGCCTTTGAAATGCGGGAAGCCCCCTACGACATCCCCAACAAGACCTTGGCATCTGGCCGCCTCCTCAGACAT AAAGGGGAACGAATACCAGCACGGGGATATTGGGGAGACGTAGCCACAGGCCCCTACATCATTTTTGGGATTGAGGCAGAAGATCCCAGCCTGCTGAAAACGACCAATGGCATCCCCAGTAAG AGTGCCCAGGAAATTTCCTTGCACAATGTCACTGCCCTGTTGTATGAACTCAGCTATAACACTCGCTATGACCCATCAGCATCCTCTGATGAGGAGGGAATTAGTGGCAACTTACAGGGGGCTGGTGACCATTCCAATCTGGGTGTTAACAGTG GCCCTCCTTCCGTAGAAGATACCAGAGTCTGCTTCTTGCCTCTCAACTGCCTCCCTGAGCTCCACCACAAAGGCAAATACCAACAGCTCTTCAATCTCATATTCGTCTCTTGCAG CATGGTGCATGTCCTAAAACCAAATGTCAATCTGATTGCAGCCCCGAAAGCCACTCTTATTGTTGAGCTGACAAA CTTCCTGCCTGACCTCCACAAGGAGCAGGTCTCTGTGTTCTCCTCTCAAGTAGCCACACAAGTGGCTGAGGCAGGATTTGTTCCAGTCCAAGCAGCAGACAAGaaacccttctccttgttccagcTTGGGCATCAGGAGGCTGGAGAGATCTGTA